A genomic segment from Bosea sp. OAE506 encodes:
- the fliP gene encoding flagellar type III secretion system pore protein FliP (The bacterial flagellar biogenesis protein FliP forms a type III secretion system (T3SS)-type pore required for flagellar assembly.), with protein sequence MICFSARWRRLVRSPRAVTGRLALWAALLAVPAGPALAQTLSLDLGQGGGVAERALQLIAVITVLSLAPSILIMVTSFTRIVVVLSLLRSALGTQTAPPNAVIIGLAVFLTGFVMAPTLREAYSTAVAPLVAGQIQPAEAYNRGVVPFKTFMLRHVREKDLALFMEMSREPPPATPQEVQIHVLVPAFMISELRRAFEIGFLLFVPFLIIDLVVASILMSVGMMMLPPVTVALPFKLIFFVLVDGWGLVAGSLVKSYGG encoded by the coding sequence ATGATCTGCTTCTCTGCGAGATGGCGCCGCCTTGTGCGGAGCCCGCGCGCCGTGACCGGCAGGCTCGCCCTGTGGGCCGCGCTGCTGGCCGTGCCTGCGGGGCCGGCGCTGGCGCAGACGCTCTCGCTCGATCTCGGCCAGGGCGGTGGCGTCGCCGAGCGCGCGCTGCAGCTGATCGCGGTCATCACGGTGCTGTCGCTGGCGCCGTCGATCCTGATCATGGTGACGTCCTTCACCCGGATCGTCGTGGTGCTGTCGCTGCTGCGTTCGGCGCTGGGCACGCAGACTGCTCCGCCCAATGCCGTGATCATCGGGCTGGCAGTGTTCCTGACCGGCTTCGTGATGGCGCCGACCCTGCGCGAGGCCTATTCGACCGCGGTCGCGCCGCTGGTGGCGGGGCAGATCCAGCCGGCGGAGGCCTATAATCGCGGCGTGGTGCCGTTCAAGACCTTCATGCTGCGCCATGTCCGCGAGAAGGATCTGGCGCTGTTCATGGAGATGTCGCGCGAGCCACCGCCCGCGACGCCGCAGGAGGTCCAGATCCATGTGCTGGTGCCGGCCTTCATGATCTCGGAGCTGCGGCGCGCCTTCGAGATCGGCTTCCTGCTGTTCGTGCCCTTCCTGATCATCGACCTGGTCGTGGCCTCGATCCTGATGTCGGTGGGCATGATGATGCTGCCGCCGGTGACGGTGGCGCTGCCGTTCAAGCTGATCTTTTTCGTGCTCGTCGACGGCTGGGGGCTGGTCGCCGGCTCGCTGGTGAAGAGTTACGGCGGCTGA
- the flgB gene encoding flagellar basal body rod protein FlgB yields MANSALGTGGNLMQALKTRMHFHQSRQKVLAENVANADSPGFRPMDVKAPAVRAGNGGVGDVSLARTSAGHMGIGGRSDGFDSARARRFETTPSGNAVNLEDEMMKVAQNQSDYQLAASLYSKGLGLMKIAIGKGR; encoded by the coding sequence ATGGCGAATTCGGCCCTCGGTACGGGCGGCAACCTGATGCAGGCGCTGAAGACGCGCATGCATTTCCACCAGTCCCGCCAGAAGGTGCTGGCCGAGAACGTCGCCAATGCCGACAGCCCGGGCTTCCGTCCGATGGACGTCAAGGCGCCGGCGGTCCGGGCCGGCAATGGCGGCGTGGGCGATGTCTCGCTGGCGCGCACCAGCGCCGGGCATATGGGCATCGGCGGCCGCAGCGACGGCTTCGACAGCGCCCGCGCCCGCCGCTTCGAGACCACGCCCAGCGGCAATGCGGTCAATCTCGAGGACGAGATGATGAAGGTCGCGCAGAACCAGTCGGACTATCAGCTCGCTGCCTCGCTCTACAGCAAGGGTCTCGGGCTGATGAAGATCGCCATCGGCAAGGGGCGCTGA
- a CDS encoding flagellar hook-basal body complex protein FliE — MATPSFAAGAYASIQGMGAGNLLRKPQTASTSESGGTDFASLIGKALESTADAGRRSDAQAASVAAGRADVVDVVTAVAESEAAIETLVAVRDRVIAAYEEIMRMPV; from the coding sequence ATGGCCACGCCCAGCTTCGCCGCCGGCGCCTATGCCTCCATCCAGGGGATGGGCGCGGGCAACCTGCTCCGCAAGCCGCAGACCGCCTCCACCTCGGAGAGCGGCGGCACCGATTTCGCCTCGCTGATCGGCAAGGCGCTCGAATCCACCGCCGATGCCGGCCGCCGCTCGGACGCCCAAGCGGCCTCCGTCGCCGCCGGCCGCGCCGACGTCGTCGACGTCGTCACAGCGGTCGCCGAGAGCGAGGCGGCGATCGAGACGCTGGTCGCCGTGCGCGACCGTGTCATCGCGGCCTATGAAGAAATCATGCGGATGCCGGTCTGA
- a CDS encoding flagellar biosynthetic protein FliO: protein MQSLFGFDLPTAQKWVIAFGVILVLLVLLGLFARQIKDGRLRIKGQGGGRTRQPRLGVVDIHDLDRQRQLVLIRRDNVEHLVMIGGASDVVVETNIVRSGARAALPTQAEPLPSDRPLPFDTLVPPELLRQDLPRQETSRPETARQDALRQDSLEELRRATSPAAPVASPAPAVEMPVRQTPRQSQGASAVEAAVAAAAGGAVLGAALSREPSPATAASAPALQPPNFARDHAPAPTASAVELDDMARQLDEALKRPFSAVRPAQGQASGSPFAPAEPVPAVKPPEPSKEPEAAKAPEVAKTPDVAKAPEVAKAPETAKPVEAAKPADTAKPVVPPPPKPEPVVTSSAPAQPPVQAPAPAAASRAMPIDVEAELEMALGLKPERTDARPPAAAPPMPVAPVTPPAAKRQDPPPVSEPEPPRPSPVAAEPAGPVAKPAAPAAAASSPEFVIEPVSVAVTTNFDRPSPVEPEAHEAKPAEPKSAEAKSAEDKPAEAKPEEPAADPKAIDPFSVDAIEAEFARLLGRDPKAKG from the coding sequence TTGCAGAGCTTGTTTGGCTTCGATCTCCCGACCGCGCAGAAGTGGGTCATCGCATTTGGCGTCATCCTCGTCCTGCTCGTGCTGCTGGGTCTCTTCGCGCGGCAGATCAAGGACGGGCGGCTGCGGATCAAGGGGCAGGGCGGGGGGCGCACACGCCAGCCCAGGCTCGGCGTGGTCGACATCCACGACCTCGATCGCCAGCGCCAGCTCGTGCTGATCCGCCGCGACAATGTCGAGCATCTGGTGATGATCGGCGGCGCCTCGGACGTCGTGGTCGAAACCAACATCGTGCGCAGCGGCGCGCGGGCGGCGCTGCCGACCCAGGCCGAGCCGCTGCCGAGCGACCGGCCTCTGCCCTTCGACACGCTGGTTCCGCCCGAGCTGCTGCGTCAGGACCTGCCGCGTCAGGAGACTAGCAGGCCCGAGACCGCGAGGCAGGATGCGCTTCGCCAGGACAGCCTCGAGGAACTGCGCCGCGCCACCAGCCCGGCCGCGCCGGTTGCTTCTCCGGCTCCCGCCGTCGAAATGCCCGTCCGCCAGACGCCGCGCCAGAGCCAGGGTGCCAGCGCCGTCGAGGCTGCTGTTGCGGCCGCGGCGGGCGGAGCCGTTCTGGGCGCAGCCCTGTCCAGGGAGCCGTCGCCGGCGACGGCCGCATCCGCACCCGCCTTGCAGCCGCCGAACTTCGCCCGCGACCATGCGCCCGCCCCGACGGCGAGCGCGGTGGAGCTTGACGATATGGCCCGCCAGCTCGACGAGGCGCTGAAGCGTCCGTTCTCGGCCGTGCGCCCGGCGCAGGGCCAGGCGTCAGGAAGCCCGTTTGCTCCCGCCGAGCCCGTTCCGGCCGTGAAGCCCCCGGAACCCTCCAAGGAGCCGGAGGCTGCCAAGGCCCCCGAGGTTGCCAAGACTCCTGACGTAGCCAAGGCTCCGGAGGTCGCCAAGGCTCCGGAGACGGCGAAGCCTGTGGAGGCGGCCAAGCCGGCGGACACCGCCAAGCCGGTCGTCCCGCCGCCGCCGAAGCCTGAGCCGGTGGTGACGTCGTCCGCGCCGGCGCAGCCCCCCGTCCAGGCTCCCGCGCCCGCCGCGGCGAGCCGCGCCATGCCGATCGATGTCGAAGCCGAGCTCGAAATGGCGCTGGGGCTTAAGCCCGAACGCACCGACGCCCGGCCGCCTGCCGCCGCGCCGCCGATGCCGGTCGCTCCGGTGACGCCGCCGGCCGCCAAGCGGCAGGATCCGCCGCCGGTCTCCGAGCCGGAGCCGCCGCGCCCGTCGCCGGTCGCGGCCGAGCCCGCTGGCCCCGTCGCCAAGCCGGCTGCGCCTGCCGCCGCGGCCTCGTCCCCGGAGTTCGTAATCGAGCCCGTGTCCGTCGCTGTCACGACGAATTTCGATCGGCCGAGCCCGGTCGAGCCCGAGGCCCATGAGGCCAAGCCTGCAGAGCCCAAGTCTGCCGAGGCCAAATCTGCTGAGGACAAGCCTGCCGAGGCCAAGCCCGAAGAGCCTGCGGCCGACCCCAAGGCGATCGATCCGTTCTCGGTGGATGCGATCGAGGCGGAGTTCGCACGCCTGCTCGGCCGCGATCCGAAGGCCAAGGGCTGA
- the flgC gene encoding flagellar basal body rod protein FlgC codes for MDLLKSIAVATSGLRSQSGRMRVIAENMANADSGPERAGADPYRRKIPTFQRRFDRDLEAQVVDMGRVQRDQSAFRVKYEPGNPTADATGNVRMPNVNSLVETMDMREAQRSYEANLNLISSTRRMIQRTIDILRA; via the coding sequence ATGGATCTTCTCAAGAGCATCGCGGTGGCGACGTCGGGGCTGCGCAGCCAGTCCGGCCGCATGCGCGTCATCGCCGAGAACATGGCCAATGCCGATTCGGGCCCGGAGCGCGCAGGCGCCGACCCCTATCGCCGCAAGATCCCGACCTTCCAGCGCCGCTTCGACCGCGATCTCGAGGCGCAGGTCGTCGATATGGGCCGCGTCCAGCGCGACCAGAGCGCCTTCCGGGTCAAGTACGAGCCCGGCAACCCGACAGCTGACGCGACCGGCAATGTCCGCATGCCCAACGTCAACTCGCTGGTCGAGACGATGGACATGCGCGAGGCCCAGCGCAGCTACGAGGCCAACCTCAACCTGATCTCGTCAACGCGCCGGATGATCCAGCGCACCATCGACATCCTGCGCGCCTGA
- the fliQ gene encoding flagellar biosynthesis protein FliQ, with protein sequence MTSGAILDVARDGIMVFLKAGGPLMMVALIVGLAVSLVQALTQIQEQTLVYVPKIIAVFAAMMLFLPFMGDALAGYMGRVAVRIATGE encoded by the coding sequence ATGACTTCCGGAGCCATTCTCGACGTCGCCCGCGACGGCATCATGGTCTTTCTCAAGGCCGGCGGGCCCTTGATGATGGTGGCCCTCATCGTCGGCCTCGCCGTCTCGCTCGTGCAGGCGCTGACGCAGATCCAGGAGCAGACGCTGGTCTATGTGCCGAAGATCATCGCCGTCTTCGCCGCGATGATGCTGTTTCTGCCGTTCATGGGCGACGCGCTGGCGGGTTATATGGGGCGGGTCGCCGTCCGAATCGCCACGGGCGAATGA